Proteins encoded together in one Rhinopithecus roxellana isolate Shanxi Qingling chromosome 3, ASM756505v1, whole genome shotgun sequence window:
- the HMGXB3 gene encoding HMG domain-containing protein 3 isoform X1, which produces MDASYDGTEVTVVMEEIEEAYCYTSPGPPKKKKKYKIHGEKAKKPRSAYLLYYYDIYLKVQQELPHLPQSEINKKISESWRLLSVAERSYYLEKAKLEKEGLDPNSKLSALTAVVPDIPGFRKILPRSDYIIIPKSSLQEDRSCPQLELCVAQNQMSPKGPPLVSNTAPETVPSHAGMAEQCLAVEALAEEVGALTQSGAVQEIATSEILNQDVLLEDASLEVGESHQPYQTSLVIEETLVNGSADLPTGSLAVPHPQVGESVSVVTVMRDSSESSSSAPATQFIMLPLPAYSVVENPTSIKLTTTYTRRGHGTCTSPGCSFTYVTRHKPPKCPTCGNFLGGKWIPKEKPAKVKVELASGVSSKGSVVKRNQQPITTEQNSSKENASKLTLENSEAVSQLLNVAPPREVGEESEWEEVIISDAHVLVKEAPGNRGTAVTKTPVVRSGVQPEVTLGTADNESPGADIPTPSEGTSTSSPLPAPKKPTGVDLLTPGSRAPELKGRARGKPSLLAAARPMRAILPAPVNVGRGSSMGLPRARQAFSLSDKTPSVRTCGLKPSTLKQLGQPIQQPSGPGEVKLPSGPSNRTSQVKVVEVKPDMFPPYKYSCTVTLDLGLATSRGRGKCKNPSCSYVYTNRHKPRICPSCGFNLAKDRTEKNTKAIEVSSPLPDVLNATEPLSTAQREIQRQSTLQLLRKVLQIPENESELAEVFALIHELNSSRLILSNVSEETVTIEQTSWSNYYESPSTQCLLCSSPLFKGGQNSLAGPQECWLLTASRLQTVTAQVKMCLNPHCLALHSFIDIYTGLFNVGNKLLVSLDLLFAIRNQIKLGEDPRVSVSVVLKSVQEQIERTLTSEELSQLQELLCNGYWAFECLTVRDYNDMICGICGVAPKVELAQRSEENVLALKSVEFTWPEFLGSNEVNVEDFWATMETEVIEQVAFPASIPITKFDASVIAPFFPPLMRGAVVVNTEKDKNLDVQPVPGSGSALVRLLQEGTCKLDEIGSYSEEKLQHLLRQCGIPFGAEDSKDQLCFSLLALYESVQNGARAMQTPPHFTGGKIYKVCPHQVVCGSKYLVRGESARDHVDLLASSRHWPPVYVVDMATSVALCADLCYPELTNQMWGRNQGCFSSPTEPPVSVSCPELLDQHYTVDMTETEHSIQHPVTKTATRRIVHAGTQPNPGDPSTGHHSLALCPELAPYATILASIVDSKPNSVRQRPIAFDNATHYYLYNRLMDFLTSREIVNRQIHDIVQSCQPGEVVIRDTLYRLGVAQIKTETEEEGEEEEVATVVE; this is translated from the exons AACTCTAAGCTCTCTGCACTGACCGCTGTGGTTCCGGACATCCCAGGTTTCCGCAAGATCCTCCCACGCTCAGATTATATCATCATCCCCAAGAGCAGCCTGCAGGAGGACCGGAGCTGCCCTCAGCTAGAGCTATGTGTGGCTCAGAACCAGATGTCCCCGAAAGGACCTCCTCTTGTGTCCAACACTGCCCCGGAGACAGTGCCCAGCCATGCAGGCATGGCAGAGCAGTGCCTGGCTGTGGAGGCCCTGGCTGAGGAGGTGGGAGCCCTTACCCAGTCAGGTGCTGTACAGGAGATTGCCACCTCAGAGATCCTCAACCAGGATGTGCTTCTAGAGGATGCTTCCCTGGAAGTAGGAGAGAGCCACCAACCTTACCAGACAAGCCTGGTAATTGAAGAGACCTTGGTGAATGGCTCAGCAGACCTCCCCACTGGAAGCCTAGCTGTGCCCCACCCCCAGGTTGGAGAGAGTGTATCAGTGGTAACAGTCATGAGG GATTCCAGTGAGAGTAGCTCCTCTGCACCAGCCACACAGTTCATCATGTTGCCTCTGCCTGCCTACTCAGTTGTGGAGAACCCCACCTCCATCAAACTG ACCACTACATATACCCGCCGGGGCCATGGGACATGCACCAGCCCAGGGTGCTCCTTTACATATGTCACCAGGCACAAGCCACCTAAGTGCCCTACCTGTGGTAACTTCCTAGGAGGGAAGTGGATTCCAAAG gaAAAGCCAGCCAAAGTAAAAGTGGAATTGGCTTCTGGTGTCTCTTCCAAAGGCTCTGTGGTGAAAAGAAATCAGCAACCTATCACCACTGAGCAAAATTCCTCTAAGGAAAATGCCTCCAAACTGACTCTGGAGAATTCGGAAGCTGTAAGCCAGCTCCTGAATGTAGCTCCTCCCAGAGAAGTAGGTGAGGAGAGTGAGTGGGAGGAAGTGATCATCTCCGATGCCCATGTTTTGGTTAAGGAAGCTCCTGGGAATCGTGGTACAGCAGTCACTAAGACACCAGTCGTCAGAAGTGGTGTGCAGCCTGAGGTCACTCTGGGGACCGCTGACAATGAGAGTCCTGGAGCAGACATACCAACACCATCTGAGGGGACAAGCACCTCCAGTCCACTCCCTGCTCCTAAAAAACCTACAGG AGTTGACCTGCTTACCCCTGGGTCCAGAGCTCCAGAGCTTAAAGGCAGAGCACGGGGCAAGCCCTCATTACTGGCTGCAGCAAGACCCATGAGAGCGATTTTGCCAGCCCCAGTTAATGTGGGGCGAGGCAGCAGCATGGGACTGCCCAGGGCCAGGCAGGCCTTTTCCCTGAGTG ATAAGACTCCCTCTGTGAGGACTTGTGGTCTGAAGCCAAGCACACTGAAGCAGCTGGGCCAGCCCATTCAACAGCCATCTGGCCCTGGTGAGGTGAAG CTACCAAGTGGCCCATCCAACAGGACTTCTCAGGTGAAAGTTGTGGAGGTCAAGCCTGATATGTTTCCTCCATATAAGTACAGCTGCACTGTCACGTTG GATTTGGGCCTGGCTACATCAAGAGGCCGGGGAAAGTGCAAGAATCCCTCTTGTAGCTATGTCTACACCAACAGGCACAAACCTCGGATTTGTCCCAGCTGTGGTTTTAACCTTGCCAAAGACCGGACTGAGAAAAACACCAAGGCTATC GAGGTGAGCTCACCACTCCCAGATGTACTGAATGCCACAGAGCCCCTGAGCACAGCCCAGAGGGAGATCCAGCGCCAGTCCACACTGCAGCTGCTGCGCAAAGTCCTGCAGATTCCTGAGAATGAGTCAGAGCTGGCTGAGGTCTTCGCCTTGATTCATGAACTCAACAGCTCTCGACTTATCTTGTCCAACGTGAGTGAGGAGACAGTCACCATCGAGCAAACCTCTTGGTCGAATTATTATGAGTCTCCGTCCACGCAGTGCCTTCTCTGTAGCAGCCCATTATTCAAAGGGGGACAAAA CTCTCTGGCTGGGCCCCAGGAGTGCTGGCTGCTGACAGCCAGCCGTCTGCAGACAGTGACTGCCCAGGTGAAGATGTGTCTGAACCCCCATTGTCTGGCCCTGCACAGCTTCATAGACATCTACACAG GTCTGTTTAATGTGGGGAACAAGCTGCTGGTAAGCCTGGACTTGCTTTTTGCAATCAGAAACCAGATCAAGCTCGGAGAGGACCCCAGAGTGTCTGTCAGTGTTGTTCTAAAGTCGGTGCAGGAGCAGATAG AGAGGACTCTGACCTCGGAGGAGCTGAGCCAGCTGCAGGAGCTGTTGTGCAATGGCTATTGGGCCTTTGAGTGCCTCACTGTCCGAGACTACAATGACATGATCTGTGGCATCTGTGGTGTGGCCCCCAAAGTGGAACTGGCCCAGAGGAGTGAAGAGAATGTGCTAGCATTGAAGAGTGTGGAG TTCACCTGgcctgaattcctgggctctaATGAGGTAAATGTGGAGGACTTTTGGGCCACGATGGAGACAGAGGTGATTGAGCAGGTGGCATTTCCTGCCAGCATCCCTATCACCAAATTTGATGCCTCCGTTATTGCCCCCTTCTTCCCACCACTCATGAGAGGAGCTGTGGTCGTCAACACTGAGAAAGACAAAAACCTGGATGTGCAGCCAGTACCTG GTAGCGGCAGTGCCTTGGTGAGGCTGCTCCAGGAGGGCACCTGCAAGCTTGATGAGATTGGCTCCTACAGTGAAGAGAAGCTGCAACATCTGCTAAGGCAGTGTGGAATCCCCTTTGGAGCAGAAGACTCCAAG GACCAGCTCTGCTTCTCCTTGTTGGCCCTCTACGAATCTGTACAGAATGGAGCTAGAGCTATGCAGACCCCACCTCACTTTACAGGTGGTAAAATCTACAAGGTGTGCCCCCATCAG GTGGTCTGCGGCTCTAAGTATCTTGTGCGGGGTGAGAGTGCCCGTGACCATGTGGACCTGCTTGCCTCTTCCCGCCACTGGCCGCCTGTCTATGTGGTAGATATGGCCACGTCAGTGGCCCTGTGTGCTGACCTCTGCTACCCAGAGCTGACCAACCAGATGTGGGGGAGGAACCAGGGCTGTTTCTCTAGTCCCACGGAGCCACCTGTG AGTGTGTCCTGCCCAGAGCTCTTGGACCAGCATTATACTGTGGACATGACAGAAACTGAGCACTCTATCCAGCACCCAGTCACCAAGACTGCCACACGGCGCATCGTCCATGCAGGCACACAGCCCAATCCTGGTGACCCCAGTACTGGGCACCACTCCTTGGCGCTGTGCCCTGAATTGGCACCCTACGCAACCATCCTGGCCTCCATCGTGGACAGCAAACCAAACAGTGTCCGACAGCGGCCCATTGCCTTCGACAATGCCACTCACTATTACCTCTACAACCGCCTCATGGACTTCCTCACCAGCCGCGAGATTGTCAATCGTCAGATCCACGACATTGTACAGAGCTGCCAGCCTGGTGAGGTGGTCATTCGTGACACCCTCTACCGCCTTGGGGTCGCTCAGatcaagacagagacagaggaggagggtgaggaagaggaggtggcCACAGTGGTAGAATAA
- the HMGXB3 gene encoding HMG domain-containing protein 3 isoform X2, whose amino-acid sequence MDASYDGTEVTVVMEEIEEAYCYTSPGPPKKKKKYKIHGEKAKKPRSAYLLYYYDIYLKVQQELPHLPQSEINKKISESWRLLSVAERSYYLEKAKLEKEGLDPNSKLSALTAVVPDIPGFRKILPRSDYIIIPKSSLQEDRSCPQLELCVAQNQMSPKGPPLVSNTAPETVPSHAGMAEQCLAVEALAEEVGALTQSGAVQEIATSEILNQDVLLEDASLEVGESHQPYQTSLVIEETLVNGSADLPTGSLAVPHPQVGESVSVVTVMRTTTYTRRGHGTCTSPGCSFTYVTRHKPPKCPTCGNFLGGKWIPKEKPAKVKVELASGVSSKGSVVKRNQQPITTEQNSSKENASKLTLENSEAVSQLLNVAPPREVGEESEWEEVIISDAHVLVKEAPGNRGTAVTKTPVVRSGVQPEVTLGTADNESPGADIPTPSEGTSTSSPLPAPKKPTGVDLLTPGSRAPELKGRARGKPSLLAAARPMRAILPAPVNVGRGSSMGLPRARQAFSLSDKTPSVRTCGLKPSTLKQLGQPIQQPSGPGEVKLPSGPSNRTSQVKVVEVKPDMFPPYKYSCTVTLDLGLATSRGRGKCKNPSCSYVYTNRHKPRICPSCGFNLAKDRTEKNTKAIEVSSPLPDVLNATEPLSTAQREIQRQSTLQLLRKVLQIPENESELAEVFALIHELNSSRLILSNVSEETVTIEQTSWSNYYESPSTQCLLCSSPLFKGGQNSLAGPQECWLLTASRLQTVTAQVKMCLNPHCLALHSFIDIYTGLFNVGNKLLVSLDLLFAIRNQIKLGEDPRVSVSVVLKSVQEQIERTLTSEELSQLQELLCNGYWAFECLTVRDYNDMICGICGVAPKVELAQRSEENVLALKSVEFTWPEFLGSNEVNVEDFWATMETEVIEQVAFPASIPITKFDASVIAPFFPPLMRGAVVVNTEKDKNLDVQPVPGSGSALVRLLQEGTCKLDEIGSYSEEKLQHLLRQCGIPFGAEDSKDQLCFSLLALYESVQNGARAMQTPPHFTGGKIYKVCPHQVVCGSKYLVRGESARDHVDLLASSRHWPPVYVVDMATSVALCADLCYPELTNQMWGRNQGCFSSPTEPPVSVSCPELLDQHYTVDMTETEHSIQHPVTKTATRRIVHAGTQPNPGDPSTGHHSLALCPELAPYATILASIVDSKPNSVRQRPIAFDNATHYYLYNRLMDFLTSREIVNRQIHDIVQSCQPGEVVIRDTLYRLGVAQIKTETEEEGEEEEVATVVE is encoded by the exons AACTCTAAGCTCTCTGCACTGACCGCTGTGGTTCCGGACATCCCAGGTTTCCGCAAGATCCTCCCACGCTCAGATTATATCATCATCCCCAAGAGCAGCCTGCAGGAGGACCGGAGCTGCCCTCAGCTAGAGCTATGTGTGGCTCAGAACCAGATGTCCCCGAAAGGACCTCCTCTTGTGTCCAACACTGCCCCGGAGACAGTGCCCAGCCATGCAGGCATGGCAGAGCAGTGCCTGGCTGTGGAGGCCCTGGCTGAGGAGGTGGGAGCCCTTACCCAGTCAGGTGCTGTACAGGAGATTGCCACCTCAGAGATCCTCAACCAGGATGTGCTTCTAGAGGATGCTTCCCTGGAAGTAGGAGAGAGCCACCAACCTTACCAGACAAGCCTGGTAATTGAAGAGACCTTGGTGAATGGCTCAGCAGACCTCCCCACTGGAAGCCTAGCTGTGCCCCACCCCCAGGTTGGAGAGAGTGTATCAGTGGTAACAGTCATGAGG ACCACTACATATACCCGCCGGGGCCATGGGACATGCACCAGCCCAGGGTGCTCCTTTACATATGTCACCAGGCACAAGCCACCTAAGTGCCCTACCTGTGGTAACTTCCTAGGAGGGAAGTGGATTCCAAAG gaAAAGCCAGCCAAAGTAAAAGTGGAATTGGCTTCTGGTGTCTCTTCCAAAGGCTCTGTGGTGAAAAGAAATCAGCAACCTATCACCACTGAGCAAAATTCCTCTAAGGAAAATGCCTCCAAACTGACTCTGGAGAATTCGGAAGCTGTAAGCCAGCTCCTGAATGTAGCTCCTCCCAGAGAAGTAGGTGAGGAGAGTGAGTGGGAGGAAGTGATCATCTCCGATGCCCATGTTTTGGTTAAGGAAGCTCCTGGGAATCGTGGTACAGCAGTCACTAAGACACCAGTCGTCAGAAGTGGTGTGCAGCCTGAGGTCACTCTGGGGACCGCTGACAATGAGAGTCCTGGAGCAGACATACCAACACCATCTGAGGGGACAAGCACCTCCAGTCCACTCCCTGCTCCTAAAAAACCTACAGG AGTTGACCTGCTTACCCCTGGGTCCAGAGCTCCAGAGCTTAAAGGCAGAGCACGGGGCAAGCCCTCATTACTGGCTGCAGCAAGACCCATGAGAGCGATTTTGCCAGCCCCAGTTAATGTGGGGCGAGGCAGCAGCATGGGACTGCCCAGGGCCAGGCAGGCCTTTTCCCTGAGTG ATAAGACTCCCTCTGTGAGGACTTGTGGTCTGAAGCCAAGCACACTGAAGCAGCTGGGCCAGCCCATTCAACAGCCATCTGGCCCTGGTGAGGTGAAG CTACCAAGTGGCCCATCCAACAGGACTTCTCAGGTGAAAGTTGTGGAGGTCAAGCCTGATATGTTTCCTCCATATAAGTACAGCTGCACTGTCACGTTG GATTTGGGCCTGGCTACATCAAGAGGCCGGGGAAAGTGCAAGAATCCCTCTTGTAGCTATGTCTACACCAACAGGCACAAACCTCGGATTTGTCCCAGCTGTGGTTTTAACCTTGCCAAAGACCGGACTGAGAAAAACACCAAGGCTATC GAGGTGAGCTCACCACTCCCAGATGTACTGAATGCCACAGAGCCCCTGAGCACAGCCCAGAGGGAGATCCAGCGCCAGTCCACACTGCAGCTGCTGCGCAAAGTCCTGCAGATTCCTGAGAATGAGTCAGAGCTGGCTGAGGTCTTCGCCTTGATTCATGAACTCAACAGCTCTCGACTTATCTTGTCCAACGTGAGTGAGGAGACAGTCACCATCGAGCAAACCTCTTGGTCGAATTATTATGAGTCTCCGTCCACGCAGTGCCTTCTCTGTAGCAGCCCATTATTCAAAGGGGGACAAAA CTCTCTGGCTGGGCCCCAGGAGTGCTGGCTGCTGACAGCCAGCCGTCTGCAGACAGTGACTGCCCAGGTGAAGATGTGTCTGAACCCCCATTGTCTGGCCCTGCACAGCTTCATAGACATCTACACAG GTCTGTTTAATGTGGGGAACAAGCTGCTGGTAAGCCTGGACTTGCTTTTTGCAATCAGAAACCAGATCAAGCTCGGAGAGGACCCCAGAGTGTCTGTCAGTGTTGTTCTAAAGTCGGTGCAGGAGCAGATAG AGAGGACTCTGACCTCGGAGGAGCTGAGCCAGCTGCAGGAGCTGTTGTGCAATGGCTATTGGGCCTTTGAGTGCCTCACTGTCCGAGACTACAATGACATGATCTGTGGCATCTGTGGTGTGGCCCCCAAAGTGGAACTGGCCCAGAGGAGTGAAGAGAATGTGCTAGCATTGAAGAGTGTGGAG TTCACCTGgcctgaattcctgggctctaATGAGGTAAATGTGGAGGACTTTTGGGCCACGATGGAGACAGAGGTGATTGAGCAGGTGGCATTTCCTGCCAGCATCCCTATCACCAAATTTGATGCCTCCGTTATTGCCCCCTTCTTCCCACCACTCATGAGAGGAGCTGTGGTCGTCAACACTGAGAAAGACAAAAACCTGGATGTGCAGCCAGTACCTG GTAGCGGCAGTGCCTTGGTGAGGCTGCTCCAGGAGGGCACCTGCAAGCTTGATGAGATTGGCTCCTACAGTGAAGAGAAGCTGCAACATCTGCTAAGGCAGTGTGGAATCCCCTTTGGAGCAGAAGACTCCAAG GACCAGCTCTGCTTCTCCTTGTTGGCCCTCTACGAATCTGTACAGAATGGAGCTAGAGCTATGCAGACCCCACCTCACTTTACAGGTGGTAAAATCTACAAGGTGTGCCCCCATCAG GTGGTCTGCGGCTCTAAGTATCTTGTGCGGGGTGAGAGTGCCCGTGACCATGTGGACCTGCTTGCCTCTTCCCGCCACTGGCCGCCTGTCTATGTGGTAGATATGGCCACGTCAGTGGCCCTGTGTGCTGACCTCTGCTACCCAGAGCTGACCAACCAGATGTGGGGGAGGAACCAGGGCTGTTTCTCTAGTCCCACGGAGCCACCTGTG AGTGTGTCCTGCCCAGAGCTCTTGGACCAGCATTATACTGTGGACATGACAGAAACTGAGCACTCTATCCAGCACCCAGTCACCAAGACTGCCACACGGCGCATCGTCCATGCAGGCACACAGCCCAATCCTGGTGACCCCAGTACTGGGCACCACTCCTTGGCGCTGTGCCCTGAATTGGCACCCTACGCAACCATCCTGGCCTCCATCGTGGACAGCAAACCAAACAGTGTCCGACAGCGGCCCATTGCCTTCGACAATGCCACTCACTATTACCTCTACAACCGCCTCATGGACTTCCTCACCAGCCGCGAGATTGTCAATCGTCAGATCCACGACATTGTACAGAGCTGCCAGCCTGGTGAGGTGGTCATTCGTGACACCCTCTACCGCCTTGGGGTCGCTCAGatcaagacagagacagaggaggagggtgaggaagaggaggtggcCACAGTGGTAGAATAA
- the HMGXB3 gene encoding HMG domain-containing protein 3 isoform X3, with product MDASYDGTEVTVVMEEIEEAYCYTSPGPPKKKKKYKIHGEKAKKPRSAYLLYYYDIYLKVQQELPHLPQSEINKKISESWRLLSVAERSYYLEKAKLEKEGLDPNSKLSALTAVVPDIPGFRKILPRSDYIIIPKSSLQEDRSCPQLELCVAQNQMSPKGPPLVSNTAPETVPSHAGMAEQCLAVEALAEEVGALTQSGAVQEIATSEILNQDVLLEDASLEVGESHQPYQTSLVIEETLVNGSADLPTGSLAVPHPQVGESVSVVTVMRDSSESSSSAPATQFIMLPLPAYSVVENPTSIKLTTTYTRRGHGTCTSPGCSFTYVTRHKPPKCPTCGNFLGGKWIPKEAPGNRGTAVTKTPVVRSGVQPEVTLGTADNESPGADIPTPSEGTSTSSPLPAPKKPTGVDLLTPGSRAPELKGRARGKPSLLAAARPMRAILPAPVNVGRGSSMGLPRARQAFSLSDKTPSVRTCGLKPSTLKQLGQPIQQPSGPGEVKLPSGPSNRTSQVKVVEVKPDMFPPYKYSCTVTLDLGLATSRGRGKCKNPSCSYVYTNRHKPRICPSCGFNLAKDRTEKNTKAIEVSSPLPDVLNATEPLSTAQREIQRQSTLQLLRKVLQIPENESELAEVFALIHELNSSRLILSNVSEETVTIEQTSWSNYYESPSTQCLLCSSPLFKGGQNSLAGPQECWLLTASRLQTVTAQVKMCLNPHCLALHSFIDIYTGLFNVGNKLLVSLDLLFAIRNQIKLGEDPRVSVSVVLKSVQEQIERTLTSEELSQLQELLCNGYWAFECLTVRDYNDMICGICGVAPKVELAQRSEENVLALKSVEFTWPEFLGSNEVNVEDFWATMETEVIEQVAFPASIPITKFDASVIAPFFPPLMRGAVVVNTEKDKNLDVQPVPGSGSALVRLLQEGTCKLDEIGSYSEEKLQHLLRQCGIPFGAEDSKDQLCFSLLALYESVQNGARAMQTPPHFTGGKIYKVCPHQVVCGSKYLVRGESARDHVDLLASSRHWPPVYVVDMATSVALCADLCYPELTNQMWGRNQGCFSSPTEPPVSVSCPELLDQHYTVDMTETEHSIQHPVTKTATRRIVHAGTQPNPGDPSTGHHSLALCPELAPYATILASIVDSKPNSVRQRPIAFDNATHYYLYNRLMDFLTSREIVNRQIHDIVQSCQPGEVVIRDTLYRLGVAQIKTETEEEGEEEEVATVVE from the exons AACTCTAAGCTCTCTGCACTGACCGCTGTGGTTCCGGACATCCCAGGTTTCCGCAAGATCCTCCCACGCTCAGATTATATCATCATCCCCAAGAGCAGCCTGCAGGAGGACCGGAGCTGCCCTCAGCTAGAGCTATGTGTGGCTCAGAACCAGATGTCCCCGAAAGGACCTCCTCTTGTGTCCAACACTGCCCCGGAGACAGTGCCCAGCCATGCAGGCATGGCAGAGCAGTGCCTGGCTGTGGAGGCCCTGGCTGAGGAGGTGGGAGCCCTTACCCAGTCAGGTGCTGTACAGGAGATTGCCACCTCAGAGATCCTCAACCAGGATGTGCTTCTAGAGGATGCTTCCCTGGAAGTAGGAGAGAGCCACCAACCTTACCAGACAAGCCTGGTAATTGAAGAGACCTTGGTGAATGGCTCAGCAGACCTCCCCACTGGAAGCCTAGCTGTGCCCCACCCCCAGGTTGGAGAGAGTGTATCAGTGGTAACAGTCATGAGG GATTCCAGTGAGAGTAGCTCCTCTGCACCAGCCACACAGTTCATCATGTTGCCTCTGCCTGCCTACTCAGTTGTGGAGAACCCCACCTCCATCAAACTG ACCACTACATATACCCGCCGGGGCCATGGGACATGCACCAGCCCAGGGTGCTCCTTTACATATGTCACCAGGCACAAGCCACCTAAGTGCCCTACCTGTGGTAACTTCCTAGGAGGGAAGTGGATTCCAAAG GAAGCTCCTGGGAATCGTGGTACAGCAGTCACTAAGACACCAGTCGTCAGAAGTGGTGTGCAGCCTGAGGTCACTCTGGGGACCGCTGACAATGAGAGTCCTGGAGCAGACATACCAACACCATCTGAGGGGACAAGCACCTCCAGTCCACTCCCTGCTCCTAAAAAACCTACAGG AGTTGACCTGCTTACCCCTGGGTCCAGAGCTCCAGAGCTTAAAGGCAGAGCACGGGGCAAGCCCTCATTACTGGCTGCAGCAAGACCCATGAGAGCGATTTTGCCAGCCCCAGTTAATGTGGGGCGAGGCAGCAGCATGGGACTGCCCAGGGCCAGGCAGGCCTTTTCCCTGAGTG ATAAGACTCCCTCTGTGAGGACTTGTGGTCTGAAGCCAAGCACACTGAAGCAGCTGGGCCAGCCCATTCAACAGCCATCTGGCCCTGGTGAGGTGAAG CTACCAAGTGGCCCATCCAACAGGACTTCTCAGGTGAAAGTTGTGGAGGTCAAGCCTGATATGTTTCCTCCATATAAGTACAGCTGCACTGTCACGTTG GATTTGGGCCTGGCTACATCAAGAGGCCGGGGAAAGTGCAAGAATCCCTCTTGTAGCTATGTCTACACCAACAGGCACAAACCTCGGATTTGTCCCAGCTGTGGTTTTAACCTTGCCAAAGACCGGACTGAGAAAAACACCAAGGCTATC GAGGTGAGCTCACCACTCCCAGATGTACTGAATGCCACAGAGCCCCTGAGCACAGCCCAGAGGGAGATCCAGCGCCAGTCCACACTGCAGCTGCTGCGCAAAGTCCTGCAGATTCCTGAGAATGAGTCAGAGCTGGCTGAGGTCTTCGCCTTGATTCATGAACTCAACAGCTCTCGACTTATCTTGTCCAACGTGAGTGAGGAGACAGTCACCATCGAGCAAACCTCTTGGTCGAATTATTATGAGTCTCCGTCCACGCAGTGCCTTCTCTGTAGCAGCCCATTATTCAAAGGGGGACAAAA CTCTCTGGCTGGGCCCCAGGAGTGCTGGCTGCTGACAGCCAGCCGTCTGCAGACAGTGACTGCCCAGGTGAAGATGTGTCTGAACCCCCATTGTCTGGCCCTGCACAGCTTCATAGACATCTACACAG GTCTGTTTAATGTGGGGAACAAGCTGCTGGTAAGCCTGGACTTGCTTTTTGCAATCAGAAACCAGATCAAGCTCGGAGAGGACCCCAGAGTGTCTGTCAGTGTTGTTCTAAAGTCGGTGCAGGAGCAGATAG AGAGGACTCTGACCTCGGAGGAGCTGAGCCAGCTGCAGGAGCTGTTGTGCAATGGCTATTGGGCCTTTGAGTGCCTCACTGTCCGAGACTACAATGACATGATCTGTGGCATCTGTGGTGTGGCCCCCAAAGTGGAACTGGCCCAGAGGAGTGAAGAGAATGTGCTAGCATTGAAGAGTGTGGAG TTCACCTGgcctgaattcctgggctctaATGAGGTAAATGTGGAGGACTTTTGGGCCACGATGGAGACAGAGGTGATTGAGCAGGTGGCATTTCCTGCCAGCATCCCTATCACCAAATTTGATGCCTCCGTTATTGCCCCCTTCTTCCCACCACTCATGAGAGGAGCTGTGGTCGTCAACACTGAGAAAGACAAAAACCTGGATGTGCAGCCAGTACCTG GTAGCGGCAGTGCCTTGGTGAGGCTGCTCCAGGAGGGCACCTGCAAGCTTGATGAGATTGGCTCCTACAGTGAAGAGAAGCTGCAACATCTGCTAAGGCAGTGTGGAATCCCCTTTGGAGCAGAAGACTCCAAG GACCAGCTCTGCTTCTCCTTGTTGGCCCTCTACGAATCTGTACAGAATGGAGCTAGAGCTATGCAGACCCCACCTCACTTTACAGGTGGTAAAATCTACAAGGTGTGCCCCCATCAG GTGGTCTGCGGCTCTAAGTATCTTGTGCGGGGTGAGAGTGCCCGTGACCATGTGGACCTGCTTGCCTCTTCCCGCCACTGGCCGCCTGTCTATGTGGTAGATATGGCCACGTCAGTGGCCCTGTGTGCTGACCTCTGCTACCCAGAGCTGACCAACCAGATGTGGGGGAGGAACCAGGGCTGTTTCTCTAGTCCCACGGAGCCACCTGTG AGTGTGTCCTGCCCAGAGCTCTTGGACCAGCATTATACTGTGGACATGACAGAAACTGAGCACTCTATCCAGCACCCAGTCACCAAGACTGCCACACGGCGCATCGTCCATGCAGGCACACAGCCCAATCCTGGTGACCCCAGTACTGGGCACCACTCCTTGGCGCTGTGCCCTGAATTGGCACCCTACGCAACCATCCTGGCCTCCATCGTGGACAGCAAACCAAACAGTGTCCGACAGCGGCCCATTGCCTTCGACAATGCCACTCACTATTACCTCTACAACCGCCTCATGGACTTCCTCACCAGCCGCGAGATTGTCAATCGTCAGATCCACGACATTGTACAGAGCTGCCAGCCTGGTGAGGTGGTCATTCGTGACACCCTCTACCGCCTTGGGGTCGCTCAGatcaagacagagacagaggaggagggtgaggaagaggaggtggcCACAGTGGTAGAATAA